A single region of the Chryseobacterium culicis genome encodes:
- the upp gene encoding uracil phosphoribosyltransferase, which produces MLTILSQHFSLVNEWINELRNVDIQHDRMRFRRNMERIGEIAAFEISKGLEYREVEIQTPLDTIKSREIAVQPVITTILRAGVPLFEGILNYLDRADCGFVAAYRKHDANDYFSIKQDYLTCPSIEGRPLIVADPMLATGASLIEAIKDLLTNGNPTQLHIVAAIASKQGVETIQNAYPEAHIWVGAIDEHLTSKGYITPGLGDAGDLSYGEKLQR; this is translated from the coding sequence ATGCTTACTATTTTATCGCAACACTTTTCTCTTGTCAATGAATGGATCAACGAACTTAGAAACGTTGACATTCAACATGACCGAATGAGATTCAGAAGAAATATGGAAAGAATCGGGGAGATTGCCGCTTTTGAAATCAGTAAAGGACTGGAGTACAGAGAAGTTGAAATTCAAACTCCTTTAGATACAATAAAAAGCAGAGAAATTGCTGTGCAACCCGTTATTACAACTATCTTGAGAGCCGGAGTTCCATTATTCGAAGGAATCCTGAACTATCTTGACAGAGCAGACTGTGGTTTTGTAGCAGCCTACAGAAAACACGATGCCAACGATTATTTCTCTATCAAACAGGATTATCTGACTTGTCCGAGCATCGAGGGAAGACCTCTGATTGTGGCGGATCCGATGTTGGCAACTGGAGCTTCTTTAATTGAAGCGATCAAAGACTTATTAACCAACGGAAATCCAACCCAGCTTCATATTGTTGCAGCAATTGCATCAAAACAAGGGGTAGAGACCATTCAGAATGCTTATCCTGAAGCGCACATCTGGGTAGGAGCCATTGATGAACATTTGACTTCAAAAGGGTATATCACTCCAGGATTAGGAGATGCCGGAGACTTGAGCTACGGAGAAAAACTTCAGAGATAA
- the der gene encoding ribosome biogenesis GTPase Der, protein MSNIVAIVGRPNVGKSTLFNRLLERREAIVDSTAGVTRDRHYGKSDWNGVDFTVIDTGGYDVGTDDIFEEEIRKQVQLAVDEATSIIFMMNVEEGLTDTDYEIYRLLRRSNKPIYIVINKVDSAKEELPATEFYQLGIEKYYTLSSATGSGTGDLLDDIIKDFPTTEYKDPFEGLPKITIAGRPNVGKSTMTNALLDVERNIVTDIAGTTRDSIQTLYNKFGHEFVLVDTAGMRRKSKVNEDLEFYSVMRSIRSIEYSDVVIIMVDATQGWESQDMNIFGLAQKNRKGIVILVNKWDLIEDKQTNTMRDFEKSIKDKIGQFQDIPILFVSALTKQRILKAVELAMEVYEDRKKKIKTSKLNEVMLPIFENTPPPALKGKYIKIKYCVQLPTPSPQFVFFCNLPQYVKEPYKRFTENQLRKQFGFTGVPIEVYFRQK, encoded by the coding sequence ATGTCAAATATTGTCGCAATCGTTGGGCGTCCCAACGTAGGAAAATCCACGCTTTTTAATCGTTTATTAGAAAGAAGAGAAGCTATTGTAGATTCTACAGCTGGTGTTACCAGAGACCGTCATTACGGAAAATCCGACTGGAATGGAGTAGACTTTACGGTAATTGATACCGGAGGTTATGATGTAGGTACAGATGATATCTTTGAAGAGGAAATCCGTAAGCAGGTACAATTGGCAGTGGATGAAGCAACTTCTATCATCTTCATGATGAATGTGGAAGAAGGACTTACTGATACAGACTACGAAATCTACAGACTTCTTAGAAGATCCAACAAGCCGATTTATATCGTTATCAACAAGGTAGATTCTGCAAAAGAAGAGCTTCCTGCAACTGAATTCTATCAGTTAGGAATTGAAAAATATTACACACTTTCTTCAGCTACAGGTTCCGGAACAGGAGATTTGTTAGATGATATCATTAAAGATTTTCCAACTACAGAATATAAAGATCCTTTTGAAGGGCTTCCAAAAATCACGATTGCAGGTCGTCCAAACGTAGGGAAATCTACGATGACCAATGCTTTATTGGATGTTGAAAGAAATATCGTTACTGATATTGCAGGAACTACCAGAGACAGTATCCAGACTTTATATAATAAATTCGGACATGAGTTTGTATTGGTAGATACTGCGGGGATGAGAAGAAAGTCTAAGGTAAACGAAGACCTTGAGTTCTATTCTGTAATGAGATCTATCCGTTCTATTGAATATTCTGACGTAGTAATCATTATGGTGGATGCTACACAGGGATGGGAATCTCAGGATATGAATATCTTCGGTTTGGCTCAGAAAAACAGAAAAGGAATTGTAATCCTTGTGAATAAATGGGATTTGATCGAAGACAAGCAGACCAATACGATGCGTGATTTCGAAAAATCAATCAAAGATAAAATTGGTCAGTTTCAGGATATTCCAATCTTATTCGTTTCAGCGTTAACGAAGCAGAGAATCTTAAAAGCGGTAGAATTGGCTATGGAGGTTTACGAAGACCGTAAGAAGAAAATTAAAACTTCAAAACTAAATGAAGTAATGCTTCCAATCTTCGAAAATACACCGCCACCGGCATTGAAAGGAAAATACATTAAAATTAAATATTGTGTACAACTTCCTACGCCGTCACCACAGTTTGTATTCTTCTGTAACCTTCCACAATATGTGAAAGAACCATATAAGAGATTTACTGAAAACCAGTTGAGAAAACAATTCGGGTTTACCGGAGTTCCTATTGAAGTGTATTTCAGACAAAAATAA
- the katG gene encoding catalase/peroxidase HPI translates to MEKDLNDISKCPFHNGTMKKSVAGGGTQNADWWPDQLRVDLLRQHSSLSDPMDKDFDYAKAFENLDLEAVKKDLHALMTDSQDWWPADFGHYGPLFIRMAWHSAGTYRVGDGRGGAGAGQQRFAPLNSWPDNVSLDKARRLLWPIKQKYGRNISWADLLILTGNIALESMGFKTFGFAGGRADVWEPDSDVYWGSEKTWLGGDLRYAHGSEGVAEGHSAVLPTDEKADGDIHSRNLENPLAAVQMGLIYVNPEGPDGNPDPIAAAKDIRDTFGRMAMNDEETVALIAGGHTFGKTHGAGPADHVGKEPEGAGIEQQGLGWSSSYKSGSGRDAISSGLEVTWTETPTEWSNYFFKNLFENEWELTKSPAGAHQWVAKDGADIIPDAFDADKKHKPTMLTTDLSLRLDPVYEKISRHFYENPDAFADAFARAWFKLTHRDMGPRARYLGTDVPQEELIWQDPIPEVNHELVDGNDVEALKSKVLNSGLSNAELISTAWASASTFRGSDKRGGANGSRIRLEPQRNWEVNNPSQLNKVLGVLEGIQKEFNDSQNGGKKISLADLIVLAGNAAVEVAARNAGQDVKVPFAPGRMDASQEQTDVESMGYLEPIADGFRNYLKRRFTVSTESLLIDKAQLLTLTAPELTVLIGGMRALDTNFDGSKHGVFTSRPGALTNDFFVNLLDMGTQWKAMSDDRELYMGTDRSTGQPKWTATRADLVFGSNSELRAIAEVYGSADAKGKFVNDFVAAWTKVMNLDRFDLV, encoded by the coding sequence ATGGAAAAAGATTTGAATGACATCAGTAAATGCCCGTTTCATAACGGAACAATGAAGAAGAGTGTAGCAGGGGGTGGAACCCAAAATGCTGATTGGTGGCCTGATCAGCTTAGAGTAGATCTTCTGCGCCAGCATTCTTCCCTTTCAGATCCTATGGATAAGGATTTCGATTATGCTAAAGCATTTGAAAACCTTGATCTGGAGGCTGTAAAAAAAGACCTTCATGCATTAATGACTGATTCCCAGGATTGGTGGCCGGCAGACTTTGGTCATTATGGTCCTCTGTTTATCCGTATGGCATGGCACAGTGCAGGAACATATCGTGTAGGTGACGGAAGAGGTGGAGCAGGAGCAGGGCAGCAACGTTTTGCCCCATTAAACAGCTGGCCGGATAACGTAAGTCTTGATAAAGCAAGAAGATTACTATGGCCAATTAAGCAGAAATACGGCAGAAATATATCATGGGCAGACCTTTTAATCCTTACAGGAAATATCGCTCTTGAATCCATGGGCTTTAAAACATTCGGATTTGCCGGAGGGCGTGCAGATGTCTGGGAACCAGATTCCGATGTGTATTGGGGATCAGAAAAAACATGGCTGGGAGGTGACTTACGTTATGCCCACGGTTCAGAGGGAGTAGCAGAGGGACATTCTGCAGTTCTTCCAACGGATGAAAAGGCAGATGGTGATATTCATTCAAGAAATCTGGAAAATCCATTGGCTGCTGTACAAATGGGACTTATCTATGTGAATCCTGAAGGTCCGGACGGAAATCCTGACCCGATTGCTGCTGCTAAAGATATTCGTGATACTTTCGGACGTATGGCGATGAATGATGAAGAAACGGTTGCCTTGATTGCCGGAGGACATACTTTCGGTAAAACCCATGGAGCCGGACCTGCAGATCATGTAGGTAAAGAACCTGAAGGAGCAGGAATTGAACAACAAGGACTAGGATGGTCTAGTAGTTATAAATCAGGAAGTGGAAGAGATGCTATTTCCAGTGGTCTGGAAGTAACATGGACTGAAACTCCAACTGAATGGAGTAATTATTTCTTTAAAAATCTTTTTGAAAATGAATGGGAACTGACAAAAAGCCCTGCCGGAGCTCATCAATGGGTTGCTAAGGATGGAGCGGATATTATTCCTGATGCATTTGATGCTGACAAAAAGCATAAACCAACAATGCTTACTACAGACCTTTCGTTGAGACTGGATCCTGTTTACGAAAAAATTTCAAGACATTTTTATGAAAATCCTGATGCGTTTGCCGATGCATTTGCAAGAGCATGGTTTAAACTTACGCACAGAGATATGGGACCGCGTGCCCGTTATCTGGGAACAGATGTACCACAGGAAGAACTGATCTGGCAGGATCCTATTCCTGAAGTAAACCACGAATTGGTGGACGGAAATGATGTGGAAGCATTAAAATCAAAAGTTTTAAATTCAGGATTGAGCAACGCTGAACTAATATCTACAGCATGGGCATCTGCTTCTACTTTCAGAGGAAGTGATAAGCGTGGTGGTGCCAATGGATCAAGAATCAGGCTGGAGCCACAAAGAAACTGGGAAGTGAATAATCCTTCACAATTAAATAAAGTACTAGGAGTACTGGAAGGAATTCAAAAAGAATTCAACGATTCTCAAAACGGAGGCAAAAAAATATCATTGGCCGATTTAATTGTACTGGCTGGTAATGCCGCAGTAGAAGTGGCTGCAAGAAATGCTGGTCAGGACGTAAAAGTTCCTTTTGCTCCGGGAAGAATGGATGCTTCTCAGGAACAGACGGATGTAGAATCTATGGGATATCTTGAACCTATTGCTGACGGATTCCGTAACTATCTGAAAAGAAGATTTACAGTGTCTACAGAGTCTTTATTGATTGACAAAGCCCAGTTATTAACACTTACTGCCCCTGAACTGACGGTACTGATAGGAGGAATGCGTGCTTTGGATACCAACTTTGACGGTTCAAAACATGGAGTATTTACCAGCCGTCCGGGAGCTCTTACCAACGATTTCTTTGTGAATCTTCTGGATATGGGAACGCAGTGGAAAGCAATGTCGGATGACAGAGAATTATATATGGGAACAGACCGTTCAACAGGACAGCCAAAATGGACAGCAACCCGTGCTGATCTTGTTTTCGGTTCCAATTCTGAATTGAGAGCAATCGCAGAAGTATACGGAAGTGCCGATGCAAAAGGAAAGTTTGTAAATGACTTTGTTGCAGCATGGACAAAGGTGATGAATCTGGATAGGTTTGATCTGGTTTAA
- a CDS encoding heme-binding domain-containing protein: MKKVIVVILVAFIIIQFFPIDRTNPPPTPGMDFLKIKNTPEKIARTLRTSCYDCHSNETKYPWYSNISPVSWWVKNHINEGRKHLNFSTFAVYEPKRQLHKLEECIEMVEKKEMPLESYYLGHQSAKLSDEQRTDLIQYFKKVKEDTERGIMFNK, encoded by the coding sequence ATGAAAAAAGTAATTGTTGTCATTCTTGTTGCATTTATTATTATTCAGTTTTTTCCCATTGATAGAACAAATCCTCCACCTACACCAGGGATGGATTTTTTGAAGATTAAAAATACTCCGGAGAAAATTGCGCGTACTCTCAGAACCTCTTGTTATGATTGTCATTCCAATGAAACAAAGTACCCTTGGTACAGCAATATATCTCCTGTTTCGTGGTGGGTAAAAAATCACATCAATGAAGGCAGAAAACATCTTAATTTTTCTACCTTTGCAGTATATGAACCTAAAAGACAACTTCATAAACTGGAAGAATGTATAGAAATGGTTGAGAAAAAGGAAATGCCGCTTGAATCCTATTATTTGGGACATCAAAGCGCTAAACTTTCGGATGAGCAACGTACAGACCTTATTCAATATTTCAAAAAAGTAAAAGAAGACACTGAGAGAGGAATCATGTTTAATAAATAA
- a CDS encoding thiol-disulfide oxidoreductase DCC family protein has protein sequence MENWENKHIVFFDGDCGVCNFWVQWILERDKRDQFMFASLQSDFGQQFLSERGLETRIFNTMYLWKPGRYYQIKSRAVLEIANLLGGVYKLSFVGKILPSSLSDKVYDIISRNRMKLANQKCYLPDQHQKKKFIQV, from the coding sequence ATGGAAAATTGGGAAAATAAACATATTGTTTTTTTTGACGGAGATTGCGGAGTATGTAATTTCTGGGTGCAATGGATTTTGGAGCGCGACAAGAGAGACCAATTCATGTTTGCTTCTCTTCAGTCTGATTTCGGACAGCAGTTTTTGTCTGAAAGAGGTTTGGAAACCCGTATATTCAATACCATGTATCTGTGGAAACCTGGAAGGTATTATCAGATCAAATCAAGAGCTGTACTGGAAATCGCTAATTTGTTGGGAGGAGTTTATAAACTTTCCTTTGTCGGGAAAATTCTTCCTTCATCTTTAAGTGATAAAGTATATGATATTATTTCCCGAAACAGGATGAAACTGGCTAATCAGAAATGTTATCTGCCGGATCAGCATCAGAAGAAAAAATTTATTCAGGTATAA
- a CDS encoding alpha-amylase encodes MKKTNFFLSLLALALLSSCQNRDEMITEPARQQEVHDKTVHVTNHDGRPFSTGNESGSMQGKFVAGPGGGVLMQGFYWDVPEGGNWWNTVKDKLTAWSNAGIGAVWLPPASKAQNGAYSMGYDPTDYYDFGNFNQNGSTETRFGSRTELEALITKAHTENMQVYADIVINHNSGGQSEANPFTGTNTWTNFSGVASGKFQRNYNDFYKNAYGNNDEGAFGGFPDLCHANPHVQDWLWGRDDSVGKYYKNVMKFDGWRFDYVKGFGPWVVNTWNSNVGGFSVGELWDSNVNTLEWWANNANSSVFDFAAYYKMDEAFDNGNLNVLNDDMMWKRNPYKAVTFVANHDTDIIYNKMPAYAYILTHEGYPTIFYRDYEEWLNKERLNNLIWIHNNKATGTTSILYTDNDEYIARRNGYNGNPGLVVYINTSSNWQERWVETNWSSQQIKDFTGSSSWYPTTQGDKWVKIQCPPNSYSVWSLNL; translated from the coding sequence ATGAAAAAAACAAACTTTTTCCTTTCTCTGCTGGCTTTGGCGCTATTGAGCTCTTGCCAGAACAGAGATGAAATGATTACGGAACCTGCCAGGCAGCAAGAGGTTCATGACAAAACAGTACATGTAACGAATCATGACGGTCGGCCTTTCAGTACTGGAAATGAGTCCGGATCTATGCAGGGTAAATTTGTAGCAGGTCCTGGCGGTGGAGTTCTGATGCAGGGCTTCTACTGGGATGTTCCGGAAGGAGGCAATTGGTGGAATACTGTTAAAGATAAATTAACAGCATGGTCCAATGCCGGAATTGGTGCTGTATGGCTACCTCCTGCATCAAAAGCACAGAACGGAGCTTATTCTATGGGATATGATCCTACAGATTATTATGATTTCGGAAATTTTAATCAGAATGGGAGCACAGAAACCCGCTTCGGATCAAGAACCGAACTGGAAGCATTGATTACCAAAGCACATACTGAAAATATGCAGGTGTATGCAGATATCGTGATCAATCATAACAGTGGAGGACAATCTGAAGCCAACCCTTTTACAGGGACTAACACCTGGACCAATTTTTCAGGAGTTGCATCAGGGAAATTTCAGAGAAATTATAATGATTTTTATAAAAATGCCTATGGAAATAATGATGAAGGAGCTTTCGGAGGTTTTCCGGATTTATGTCACGCCAATCCCCATGTACAGGACTGGCTTTGGGGAAGAGATGATTCTGTAGGTAAATATTATAAAAATGTGATGAAATTCGATGGCTGGAGGTTTGATTACGTTAAAGGATTCGGCCCTTGGGTAGTGAATACCTGGAATTCCAATGTAGGAGGATTTTCTGTCGGAGAATTATGGGATTCCAATGTAAATACACTGGAATGGTGGGCCAATAATGCCAACAGCTCTGTGTTTGATTTTGCTGCGTATTATAAAATGGATGAAGCTTTTGATAACGGAAATTTAAACGTTCTGAATGATGATATGATGTGGAAAAGAAATCCCTACAAAGCAGTTACTTTTGTAGCCAATCATGATACAGATATCATTTACAATAAAATGCCGGCATATGCCTATATCTTAACCCATGAAGGGTATCCCACTATTTTTTACAGAGACTATGAAGAATGGCTAAATAAAGAAAGATTGAATAACCTGATCTGGATCCATAACAATAAAGCTACCGGAACTACTTCTATCCTGTATACCGATAATGATGAATATATTGCTAGACGTAACGGTTATAATGGAAATCCAGGACTAGTTGTGTATATCAACACATCCTCAAATTGGCAGGAAAGATGGGTGGAAACCAATTGGAGCAGCCAGCAGATCAAAGACTTCACCGGAAGTTCAAGCTGGTATCCGACAACACAAGGAGATAAGTGGGTGAAAATTCAGTGCCCGCCAAATTCTTATTCTGTTTGGTCGCTTAATTTATGA
- a CDS encoding DUF4290 domain-containing protein: MEYNTQKTQLHMPEYGRIIQQLVERCKELPTKEERNEMAMAIIDFMGQRNPQLRDEENYKHKLWDHLYILANHDLDVDSPYPFPTMEQLAEKPKRMEYPKLQGDFKFYGKSILQLIEKAIELETGDEKEALIEVIANNMKKSYNVYNKEHVTDDVIFRHLKELSENRLDLTGIDSLEKSKIYYTNNNNNNRNNNNNNRNNSNNKNNNQPNKRRHNNNHKNRK, translated from the coding sequence ATGGAATACAATACCCAAAAAACTCAGCTTCATATGCCAGAATATGGCAGAATTATACAACAGTTGGTTGAGCGCTGCAAAGAACTTCCTACCAAAGAGGAAAGGAACGAAATGGCTATGGCAATCATCGATTTTATGGGTCAGAGAAACCCACAACTTCGCGACGAGGAAAATTATAAACATAAACTTTGGGACCATCTTTATATTCTTGCTAATCATGATCTGGATGTAGATTCTCCTTATCCGTTCCCAACGATGGAACAGTTAGCAGAAAAACCTAAAAGAATGGAATATCCAAAACTTCAAGGTGACTTTAAGTTCTACGGAAAAAGTATTCTTCAATTGATAGAAAAAGCAATCGAACTGGAAACGGGTGATGAAAAAGAAGCCCTTATCGAAGTGATTGCCAACAATATGAAGAAGTCTTATAATGTCTATAATAAAGAACATGTGACGGATGATGTTATTTTCCGCCACCTGAAAGAGCTGTCTGAAAACAGGTTGGATCTTACCGGAATAGATTCTCTTGAGAAAAGTAAGATTTATTATACCAATAATAATAACAACAACCGAAATAACAACAATAACAACAGGAATAACAGCAATAATAAAAATAATAACCAGCCTAACAAGAGAAGGCATAATAACAATCATAAAAACAGAAAATAA
- the murA gene encoding UDP-N-acetylglucosamine 1-carboxyvinyltransferase, with protein sequence MSGTFQIRGGKRLQGEITPQGAKNEALQILCAVLLTDEEVRIKNIPDIHDVNRLIEILGDFGVKITKNGQGDYTFKADQVNFDYIKSNEFKKDGAKLRGSIMLMGPMLARYGEAYMPTPGGDKIGRRRLDTHFQGLVELGAEFNYDEEEYFYSLKAKELKGKFILLEEASVTGTANIVMAAALAKGKTRIYNAACEPYLQQLCKMLNRMGANISGIGSNLLTIEGVEYLRGTEHTMLPDMVEIGSWIGLAAMTKSEITIKNVNWNQLGVIPNTFRKLGIELEQSGDDIYIPAQEHYKIQKFIDGSILTISDAPWPGFTPDLLSIILVVATQAKGSILVHQKMFESRLFFVDKLIDMGAQIILCDPHRATVIGLNQEAPLRGTTMVSPDIRAGNALLIAALSAEGKSIIHNIEQIDRGYENIDGRLRAIGADIERI encoded by the coding sequence ATGAGTGGAACATTTCAGATAAGAGGAGGAAAAAGACTGCAGGGTGAAATAACTCCACAAGGAGCCAAAAATGAGGCTTTACAAATTTTATGTGCGGTTCTCCTAACGGACGAAGAAGTAAGAATCAAAAATATTCCTGATATCCATGATGTTAACAGACTGATTGAAATTCTTGGAGATTTTGGGGTAAAAATTACTAAAAACGGACAGGGAGATTATACTTTCAAAGCTGATCAGGTTAATTTTGATTATATTAAATCTAACGAGTTCAAAAAAGACGGAGCAAAATTACGGGGTTCTATTATGTTGATGGGTCCAATGCTTGCCCGTTATGGAGAGGCTTATATGCCGACTCCGGGAGGAGACAAAATCGGAAGAAGAAGATTAGATACTCACTTTCAAGGACTTGTAGAATTAGGTGCTGAATTCAATTATGATGAAGAGGAATATTTCTATTCTTTAAAAGCTAAAGAACTGAAAGGAAAATTCATTTTATTGGAAGAAGCTTCTGTAACCGGAACCGCTAATATCGTAATGGCAGCGGCTCTGGCAAAAGGAAAAACAAGAATCTATAACGCTGCGTGTGAACCTTACCTTCAGCAATTATGCAAAATGCTGAACAGAATGGGTGCTAATATCTCAGGAATCGGATCAAACCTTTTGACCATTGAAGGGGTTGAATACCTTAGAGGAACTGAGCACACCATGCTTCCGGATATGGTAGAAATTGGTTCCTGGATTGGTCTTGCAGCCATGACAAAATCTGAAATTACCATTAAAAATGTAAACTGGAACCAGCTTGGTGTTATCCCGAATACATTCAGAAAATTAGGAATCGAACTTGAGCAAAGTGGTGATGATATCTATATTCCAGCTCAGGAACATTATAAAATTCAGAAATTTATTGACGGATCTATCCTTACGATTTCGGATGCGCCATGGCCTGGATTTACGCCGGATTTATTATCTATTATTTTAGTGGTAGCAACACAGGCAAAAGGAAGTATCCTGGTTCATCAGAAAATGTTTGAATCCAGATTATTCTTTGTGGATAAGTTAATTGACATGGGTGCTCAGATCATTTTATGTGATCCGCACAGAGCTACCGTAATCGGATTGAATCAGGAGGCTCCGTTAAGAGGAACAACCATGGTTTCCCCGGATATCAGAGCTGGAAATGCACTTCTTATTGCAGCCCTTTCAGCAGAAGGAAAATCTATTATCCACAACATCGAACAAATCGACAGAGGATATGAAAATATTGATGGAAGACTAAGAGCCATTGGTGCTGACATCGAAAGAATTTAA
- a CDS encoding NIL domain-containing protein, translated as MITPNPGLQVLQNKINLPKKELLLEIELNGKMKFEHLMNTIYNQLGICHRVLSANVEYVNGYSFGSVQLYINVNSEDFQQLEFYLNKNKLINTTVEYTCRTYF; from the coding sequence ATGATTACACCTAATCCAGGCCTGCAGGTTTTACAAAATAAAATAAACCTGCCTAAAAAAGAATTATTATTGGAAATAGAGTTGAATGGGAAAATGAAATTTGAACATTTAATGAATACCATCTATAATCAATTAGGCATTTGCCATAGAGTGTTGTCAGCTAATGTAGAATACGTGAACGGATATAGTTTTGGTTCCGTACAGTTATATATTAATGTCAATTCAGAAGATTTTCAGCAGCTTGAATTCTATCTGAATAAAAATAAACTTATCAATACTACGGTAGAATATACCTGCAGAACCTATTTTTAA
- a CDS encoding YiiX/YebB-like N1pC/P60 family cysteine hydrolase — MSEFRKSFSSKIKELMVAGLLCCLMILLVQCKNAHSGNVQLRNGDLLFVIAKESGLSGAINNVTQKQKTASFDHIGILEKEGNRMFVLHAAPKGGSQKQDFNDFIKDQKEEGQEVIVYRLKPEYQKAIPEAIKKAHSMLGKPYNFNYILDENSYYCSDFVERAFREEHIFKLEPMTFIDPKTGKTNAFWEEFYTKKNLKVPEGEAGCNPNGLAGSEKLERINTL; from the coding sequence ATGTCTGAATTTAGAAAATCTTTTAGCTCAAAAATTAAAGAACTTATGGTTGCAGGACTTTTGTGCTGCTTAATGATCCTGTTGGTTCAGTGTAAAAATGCTCATTCTGGCAATGTACAGCTTAGAAATGGAGATCTTCTTTTTGTCATAGCAAAAGAATCCGGACTTTCCGGGGCGATTAATAATGTGACTCAAAAACAAAAAACAGCTTCATTTGATCATATAGGAATTCTTGAAAAAGAAGGGAACAGAATGTTTGTTCTGCATGCTGCGCCTAAAGGTGGTTCTCAGAAACAGGATTTCAATGATTTTATAAAAGATCAGAAAGAAGAAGGGCAGGAGGTGATTGTCTATCGTTTAAAGCCCGAATATCAGAAAGCAATTCCTGAAGCTATTAAAAAGGCACATTCCATGCTTGGAAAACCTTACAATTTCAATTATATTCTGGATGAAAATTCATATTACTGTTCAGATTTTGTGGAAAGAGCTTTTCGGGAAGAACATATTTTTAAATTGGAACCCATGACATTTATTGATCCTAAGACAGGAAAAACAAATGCATTCTGGGAAGAATTTTACACCAAAAAAAATCTGAAAGTCCCTGAAGGAGAGGCTGGTTGTAATCCTAATGGCCTTGCGGGTTCGGAGAAATTAGAAAGGATAAATACACTGTAA
- a CDS encoding response regulator transcription factor, whose protein sequence is MPHILLVEDDDRLSKLIAKGFQESEFEVTVAYDGITGLKLAMQTHFDLVVTDIVLPKKDGLEFCHEIKTLKPHLPVIMLTALGTTDDKLEGFDAGADDYLTKPFEMRELVARIKVLLKRFSQQLQQKVFVLKYEGIEMNLEQKTVSRDHTPIKLTPKEFNLLKFMLENSERVLSRSEIAEKVWETHFDTGTNFIDVYINYLRKKIDKDFEAKLIHTKAGMGFILKKDYESGIVQ, encoded by the coding sequence ATGCCACATATTTTATTAGTTGAAGACGATGACAGGCTTTCAAAATTGATTGCAAAAGGATTTCAGGAATCTGAATTTGAGGTAACAGTGGCTTACGACGGAATTACAGGTCTGAAATTGGCAATGCAGACCCATTTTGATCTGGTAGTTACAGATATTGTATTACCCAAAAAAGATGGTCTTGAATTTTGCCATGAAATCAAAACATTAAAACCTCATCTTCCTGTTATTATGCTAACTGCATTGGGAACCACTGATGACAAGCTGGAAGGATTTGATGCCGGAGCAGATGATTATCTGACTAAACCTTTTGAAATGAGAGAACTGGTAGCAAGAATTAAAGTTCTCCTGAAACGTTTTTCGCAACAGCTTCAGCAAAAAGTTTTTGTTCTTAAATATGAAGGTATTGAAATGAATCTGGAGCAGAAAACAGTGAGCCGTGATCATACACCGATAAAATTGACCCCAAAAGAATTTAACCTCTTAAAGTTCATGCTGGAAAATTCAGAAAGAGTTCTTTCCCGAAGTGAAATTGCAGAGAAAGTATGGGAAACCCATTTTGATACGGGAACCAATTTTATTGATGTATATATTAATTATCTCCGAAAGAAAATAGATAAAGATTTTGAGGCCAAACTTATCCACACCAAAGCTGGTATGGGATTTATTCTGAAAAAAGACTACGAGTCAGGCATTGTACAATAA